In Primulina eburnea isolate SZY01 chromosome 14, ASM2296580v1, whole genome shotgun sequence, the following proteins share a genomic window:
- the LOC140811234 gene encoding uncharacterized mitochondrial protein AtMg00860-like, translating into MSFMMRRLEVMDSESTDLSREEHSRHLRKALQLLQERKLNAKFSKCEFLLDRVTFQGHIISSDYVEVDPSKVEAVKEWPVPKTITEIRSFLGLAGYYRKFIKGFSSIAVPLTSLTKKNAKFVWGSECQDSFDMLKQALISAPVLSMPSEQGEYVLFIDASKIGLGAALMQNDRVIAYVETIENSREKLPYS; encoded by the exons aTGAGCTtcatgatgaggagactggaggtgatgGACTCTGAGTCAACAGACCTG agtaGAGAGGAGCATAGTCGTCATTTGAGGAAAGCACTGCAATTACTGCAAGAGAGAAAATTAAatgcaaaattcagcaagtgtgagttttTGCTTGATAGAGTGACTTTCCAAGGCCACATTATTTCTAGTGATTACGTTGaagttgatccaagtaaagttgaggcagtgAAAGAGTGGCCAGTACCGAAGACTATTACCGAGATtcgtagtttcttgggactagctggctacTATCGCAAATTCATCAAGGGATTCTCATCTATTGCAGTCCCTTTGACATCCTTGACTAAAAAGAATGCAAAGTTTGTATGGGGATCcgagtgtcaagacagttttgatatgttGAAGCAAGCTTTGATATCAGCACCAGTATTGTCTATGCCATCGGAGCAAGGAGAGTATGTTCTATTTATCGACGCTTCTAAAATTGGTTTGGGTGCAGCTCTGATGCAAAATGACCGAGTTATAGCTTATGTCGAAACAATTGAAAATTCACGAGAAaaactaccctactcatga